GGAGCTCGGCGTGCGGCTCGCCACCGCGCTCTGCGAACCGGAATCGGTCGCCCGGATCCGCATGGTGATCGGCGTGGCGCCACGTCTGCCGGAGATCGGCCGGGCCTTTTATGACGCCGGGCCGAAAGTCGGCAATGCGCGGCTTGCCGCCTATTTCGCCGATCTCGACGCTGCCGGCCGCATCGTCTTCGACGATCCGGTCCAGGCGGCGCGCCAGTTCCTGGACCTGTGCATCAGCGAGCCGATCCGGCGGATCATCTTCGGCCTGGAACCGATCGTCTCGAAGGACGAGCTGCGCGCCTCGGTCCAGTCGGCGACCGCGATGTTCCTGCGCGCCTATCCGCCGCGCGGCTGACGCGCCGACCTCATTGCGGCGCGGCCGCCGCCTGCCATTGCGAGATCGCCTCGACCGGGTGGATCAGCATGATGATGTTGAGCGTCAGATTGTCCCGGATGCCGTAGGCGAGCCCGAGCTCGATCACCACGCTGGCGGCGATCAGCAGGCTCAGCGGCAGCCGCCGGGCCAGCACGAAGCCCAGGATCATCGACAGCATGTCGCCGAACGAATTGACGATGCTGTCGCCGTAATAATTGAGCGAAATCGCCGTTGCCCGATAACGGTCGATGATCAGATTGGTGTTCTCGACGATTTCCCAGGCCGCTTCGATACCGACCGACAGCACCAGCCGCTGGCAGACCGAGCTGCGCGGGAACACCATCCAGACCAGAAAATAGAACAGGAAGCCATGCAGGATGTGGCTGAACGAATACCAGTCGAGCAGGTGCTGCGAGTTCTCCGCGCTCTGCACGTTGCCATGCCACAGCTTGACATAACCGCAGGTGCAGATCGGCGTGCGGCCCATGGCGTAGAGGGCCAGCACTTGCCCAAGGATCAGGCCGGCCACGATCAACAGGCAGGTGCGGCTCACCGCCATTCTGTCGGAGGACAATCCGGCGCCGCCGGCCGCTGCACTGTCAGCCATCGTTTTCCGCATTCAGGTCTTCGAGCTCCAGCGCCATGCCAAAGCCATCCGCCGGCATATGGTCGTGGGCGATCGCCCATTCCCGGAAAATGTAGCGCAGCGCCTCGGGCCGGCTGACCCCCGGCCGTTCCCGCGCGATATAGGCGTCGAGAATGGCCAGCAGGTCGGGGGGAAACCTCAGGCCGATCGGCGTCGCATCGACGCGTGGTCGACCGCGGCCCTTCGATTCCCGGGAATTGGTTCCTGAGGTCACGCCCGGAATGGTACGGGAAAGGCCGGTTCGGGCAAAGCCGAATATGCGCGCCGGCGCTCCCGACCGCCTTGGGGCGACCTATTGCGAGCGCTTGCCGCTGGCGTCGAACTGCCGGAGATAGGCGATCAGATTGCTGACCTGGCTGTCCTGCCTGAGCCCCGCGAAGACCATGCGGGTGCCCGGCGTGACGCTGCGGGGATCGCGGATATAGGCGGCGAAATTCTCCTCCGACCAGACCTTGGCGGCGACCTCAGGGCGCTTATAGGCGTCCGAATAGGTATATCCGGCAACCGAGCCCGCGGTCCGGCCGATCAGGCCGTTCAACTGCGGCCCGACGCCGTTGCGGGCGGTTTCACCAAGCTGGTGGCAGGCCCGGCACTGGGCGAAGACCCGCTCGCCGGCGGCGGCATCCTGCGCCAGGGCCAGGCCCGGCATGGCGGCCAAGGCTGAAGACAGGGTCAGGAGGCCGGTGAGGAAGGCGATGCGCATCATAGATCCTGCAGGTATGTTCGATCATGGGACGGCATGGCTCGCGGCCACGCCGCGAGCCGGTTGTAAGGCGAAAACCTGATGTTCAGGTGAACATGTCGGCGGTGATGGCGCTATACCAGCCCATGTTTTCGGCCTGGGTCTGCTTGCGCAGGTCGGCGCTCTCGCCGGTCTGCGAGATGAAGGTCTCGACCGCCGCGATCTTGCCGTCCTTGGCCTCGTAGCGGCCGCCGACCTTCACCGTGTCGTCGGTCTCGATCAGGCTCCAGCAGGTATTGGTATAGCGCGCCGGGAAGGTGCTGGCGCCGGTCAGTTCGCCGCGCACCATCAGCGCCGCGACCTTGGCCTGGCTGTTGGCGGAAAAGGCGGATTTCGGCATGTCGCCGGGAATGCAGGCATCGCCGACGACATAGATGGTCGGGTCCATGGTCGAGCGCATGCTGGCCGGGTCGATCGGGCAGAAACCCGAGGCATTGGCCAGCCCCGCCTCGCGGGCGATGGCGCCGGCCATCTGCGCCGGGATGACATTGACCAGCGCCACGTCGCGATAGGTCTCGAAGCCGGTGACGACGGTGTTGGTTTTCGGATCGACCGACTTGATGCCGTCATGGATCTTCGGGCCGAGCCATTCGACCATGCCGGGATAGTGCTTCTCCCAGCCTTCCTGGAACAGGCCCTGCTTGGAGAAGGTCTCCTTCGGGTCGAGCACGTAGATCTTGGCGTCGGCCCGGCCGGAGGCCTTCAGCACATGCGCCATCATCGACACCCGCTCATAGGGGCCGGGCGGGCAGCGATAGGGATTGGGCGGGGCGATCATCACGATCACGCCCTTGGCGGGCACCGCCTCGAGCCGCCGCCTGAGCAATTGGGTCTGCGGGCCGGCCCGCCAGGCATGCGGCATGGTCTCTTCATGCTCGCGGCCCCAGCCGGGCACCGAATCATATTTCAGGTCGATGCCGGGCGACAGCACGAGCCGGTCGTAGCCGACCCGCGACCCGTCGGCGAGCAGGACCTCCTTCTTGTCGCGGTCCACCCGGCTCGCCGCTTGATGGTTCATCCGGAAACCGCTGGCCGCCGACACCTTGTCATAGCCATGGGTGATCGATTCAAAGCTCCGGTAGCCGCCGAGAAACAGGTTGGAATGGAAGCAGGTGGTGAACTGGCGCTGCGGCTCCACCAGCACGACGTCGATCCTGGCCTGGCTGTCCTTGGCGATATATTTCGCCGCGGTGACGCCGCCCGGCCCGCCGCCGACCACCACGACGCGGGGCTTGGCCTGGCCGAACACCGGTGGCGCCGCGAGCGCGGCAAGGCCGAAGGCACCGGCCGATTGAAGCATTCGCCTGCGATTGATCGACATGGTCGTTCTCCCCTTGGCATCAAGCGCGCCGGTTCATCCGGCGTCGCGGTCGAAGGCACTCAACCCACTTTCAGGTAGGCGTAGCCCTTGCTTTGCAATGCACCGACCGCCGCCACGCCCGACGGCACGAAGGACATGAAGTCGGCGGCACGCACTTTAGTCCGGTCCAGATTGAGCCGCTGGAACGTGATGTCGCAGAGGTGGACCTTCAGGCCGTTCTTGGCCTGCGCCACGACGCGCTCGAAGGCAGGCAGGACCGCCGTCTCGTCGCGCCACGGCGTGCCATCGAGGGTCTCGAGGAAAAACTTCACGCCGGCGCCATGGGCCACCACGACGAGCTGGAGGTCGAAGGGATTGGCGCCATAGGCCGAAAAATGATTGCCGATATTGGTCAGCATCTGGACGAAGCGCGGCGGCTTGCCGAAATCGCAATGGTAGAGACAGGCGACATCCGCTTCCTTCTTCAGGTCGGCGAGCTGCAGCATCGGGGTTGCCGCCGATGCTCGGGACGAGGTGAGCATGGCGCTCGCCACCGCCGCTCCGCCGAGAAGCACGCGTCGATCGACATCTGACATGGCCGTCTCCCTTGTCGTCTGCGCCAAGCCGCCCGGAGGCCCGGGCGGTTATTTGGTCTGCGGCGGCGTGAGGCTGCCGAAATAGGCGGCGAGCGCCGCCATCTCGTCGTCCGAGAACCGGCCGGCAACCGTCTGCATGATCGGGTTGTCGCGGTCCTTCGCCCGGTAGGACTGCATGACCGCGACGAACTGATCGGCCGGCCAGCCGATGATCGGGGGAATGCCGGCGCCGGCGCGGCCCGAGACCTGGTGACAGGTGACACATTCACCCGCCAGATATTCGCCGAGCGCCCGGTCACCCGGCCGCGGCACCTGCGCCAGCGCCGCGGTCGAGGCGATGATGCCGGTCGCTGCCGCCAGCAAGCCTTGAAGGACGGGACGCGGCGCTGCACTCATTCCACCCTCGGCCCGGTGCGGCTGTCGGGGGTCACGTCGATCACCCGCGCCCGGCCGGTGACGCGCGGCTCGGGCCGGCAATTGGTCATGCACGGATTGGCCTGCCAGAACCGGCGCTCGGTGGTCTCGCGATCGTCGTCGTAGAAGCCGCCGGCATTGGGCAGCCTGATGCTGGTGAAATTGTCGCGGCTGAGCTCGAAATCGTCCTTCACCACATCGTTCAGATGCAGCAGATAGGCGGTCAGCGCATAGACCTCGTCATTGGACAGCG
This portion of the Phreatobacter stygius genome encodes:
- a CDS encoding TetR/AcrR family transcriptional regulator, with product MSDAVIPRASEVGTDAAPEVLDTAKRRQILEGARRVFFDRGFEAASMNDITRAAGVSKGTIYAYFTGKEHLFESLVGLERREQAERLFDLDRTAPSIARELEELGVRLATALCEPESVARIRMVIGVAPRLPEIGRAFYDAGPKVGNARLAAYFADLDAAGRIVFDDPVQAARQFLDLCISEPIRRIIFGLEPIVSKDELRASVQSATAMFLRAYPPRG
- a CDS encoding DUF2585 domain-containing protein — encoded protein: MADSAAAGGAGLSSDRMAVSRTCLLIVAGLILGQVLALYAMGRTPICTCGYVKLWHGNVQSAENSQHLLDWYSFSHILHGFLFYFLVWMVFPRSSVCQRLVLSVGIEAAWEIVENTNLIIDRYRATAISLNYYGDSIVNSFGDMLSMILGFVLARRLPLSLLIAASVVIELGLAYGIRDNLTLNIIMLIHPVEAISQWQAAAAPQ
- a CDS encoding cytochrome c family protein, producing the protein MRIAFLTGLLTLSSALAAMPGLALAQDAAAGERVFAQCRACHQLGETARNGVGPQLNGLIGRTAGSVAGYTYSDAYKRPEVAAKVWSEENFAAYIRDPRSVTPGTRMVFAGLRQDSQVSNLIAYLRQFDASGKRSQ
- a CDS encoding NAD(P)/FAD-dependent oxidoreductase translates to MSINRRRMLQSAGAFGLAALAAPPVFGQAKPRVVVVGGGPGGVTAAKYIAKDSQARIDVVLVEPQRQFTTCFHSNLFLGGYRSFESITHGYDKVSAASGFRMNHQAASRVDRDKKEVLLADGSRVGYDRLVLSPGIDLKYDSVPGWGREHEETMPHAWRAGPQTQLLRRRLEAVPAKGVIVMIAPPNPYRCPPGPYERVSMMAHVLKASGRADAKIYVLDPKETFSKQGLFQEGWEKHYPGMVEWLGPKIHDGIKSVDPKTNTVVTGFETYRDVALVNVIPAQMAGAIAREAGLANASGFCPIDPASMRSTMDPTIYVVGDACIPGDMPKSAFSANSQAKVAALMVRGELTGASTFPARYTNTCWSLIETDDTVKVGGRYEAKDGKIAAVETFISQTGESADLRKQTQAENMGWYSAITADMFT
- a CDS encoding DsrE family protein, which produces MSDVDRRVLLGGAAVASAMLTSSRASAATPMLQLADLKKEADVACLYHCDFGKPPRFVQMLTNIGNHFSAYGANPFDLQLVVVAHGAGVKFFLETLDGTPWRDETAVLPAFERVVAQAKNGLKVHLCDITFQRLNLDRTKVRAADFMSFVPSGVAAVGALQSKGYAYLKVG
- a CDS encoding c-type cytochrome; its protein translation is MSAAPRPVLQGLLAAATGIIASTAALAQVPRPGDRALGEYLAGECVTCHQVSGRAGAGIPPIIGWPADQFVAVMQSYRAKDRDNPIMQTVAGRFSDDEMAALAAYFGSLTPPQTK